Part of the Juglans regia cultivar Chandler chromosome 14, Walnut 2.0, whole genome shotgun sequence genome, TGCCAAAAGACTTGCAAACCTAGTACCAAATACTACGTACCTAAAAATTCATGATTCTTGTAATTTGATGTCTATAAGTACTGCATGTTATATATCAGGCATGGAATTCGACAGCTCAGAAATCCATGGGCAGATGGGCCGAGTTATGTGACTCAGTGTCCCATTCAACCGGGAGGGACATACACATACCGTTTCACAATCATAAACCAAGAGGGTACGTTGTGGTGGCATGCTCATACCAATTGGCTCAGAGCCACTGTTTATGGAGCTCTCATCATCCATCCTAAATTGGGTTCTCCATACCCATTCTCAACGCCCAAGCGAGAATACACAATTCTTCTTGGTAACAACTCAACACATGTTATTCTTACCACCAATCAATCTGGGATTATGAGAAAGTAATAGAACTCTGACGGCTTATGATGATGGCAATAAACAGGAGAATGGTTCGACAGAAATCCCATGGATGTTTTAAAGCTGGCTCAGTTCACAGGAGCAGCTCCAAATGTTTCAGATGCATTTACCATCAATGGTCAGCCTGGTGATCTGTATAGATGCTCCAGCCAAGGTAAGGAGTAAACTTACTAGTTTAATTTAGGTCTAGCGGGAAGAATAATAAACTAACAGTGCTTGTTTGATCATGAAAAGATCTTGGTatcttgtttttattatatGGTACCATAAAACGGTTACCATAACTAAAATCACAATGCAGAAACCAAAAGATTTGCAATAGAATCGGGTGAGACAGTTCTCCTACGAATCATCGGCTCTATGCTCAATCAAGAACTCTTCTTTGCCATTGCCAACCACAAAATGACTGTTGTTGGTGTTGATGCTGCATACACCAAGCCTTTCACAACCAATGTTGTCATGATAGGACCAGGTCAGACAACCAATGTCCTCCTCACCGCTGATCAGCCCCCAGCTCACTACTACATGGCTGCACATGCCTATAACACCGCGAATGCACCCTTTGATAACACCACTACTACAGCCATCCTTGAATACAAATCTGCTCCCTGCAAGAAGGGGCAATCCTCAAGACCAGTCTTCCCTCAACTGCCAGGCTACAATGATACAGCCACAGCAACTGCTTTCACTGCCGGGATTAAGAGCCCAGCTTCTCAGGTCAAGGCCATTACTGACATTGATGAGAACCTATTTTTCACAGCGGGATTAGGACTAAACAATTGCACACGTCCTAACAGCCCCCGTTGTCAAGGACCAAATGGAACCCGCATCACCGCCAGCATGAACAATGTTTCTTTTGTCCTCCCTAGAACAAACTCCATTATGCAAGCATATTATCAAGGTGTGCCTGGTGTCTTCACCACAGACTTTCCACCTGTCCCCCCTGTACAATTTGATTATACCGGCAACGTGAGCAGGGGACTCTGGCAACCTATTCCAGGAACTAAGCTCTACAAGTTGAAGTATGGTTCCAGAGTACAGATTGTGTTGCAGGATACAAGTATTGTCACAACAGAGGACCATCCTATGCATATTCATGGATACCATTTCTATGTTGTTGGATCAGGTTTTGGCAACTTCAACCCAAGAACAGACCCAGCCAACTTCAACTTCGTCGACCCACCACTGAGGAATACCATTGGAACAAACCCTGGTGGATGGGTAGCCATCCGATTTGTGGCTGATAATCCAGGTGACGCactaaatctcaaaaatttaaatacctTGCATAGATCCAttgatctgattttttttttcatgtgctTTCTTGTTGCAAAACAGGAGTTTGGCTGGTGCACTGTCACATAGACGCACATTTGAGTACTGGTTTGGCAATGGCTTTCCTAGTTGAAAATGGATTTGGGGAATCTCAGTCTGTAATACCTCCACCAGCAGATCTGCCCACATGTTAAGACCGTCAACAGAGTATCATCATTCACCAGTCATTTCGTCTAATTTTCAAGTCAAATATTTGCTGTCCTCTAGTATTGTTAGAAATTTATATAAAGGTTTGGCTGAATCTTTTGCCATGGGTTTCTAGTATAGTAGTAGGCCAAGAATCGGTCAATGCTCCACTGAGCAGCTGATTTCTCAAGTTTCTTGATTGCGTGTATTGTTTTAAAAATCAGAttggattttagattttataacaAGTTAGTTATATCTGTTTCATTCCAAACTTTCTGACGATAAGTTTATAAGACATACCACAAGTGAAACAGATGTAAGTTCCCAATTAGCCCACTTATGGCAAGGCAGTGCAGACAGAGCTGGTAGCCATCCAGTAAATCCACTTGAATAACTCATGAAGGCGACTTT contains:
- the LOC108996980 gene encoding laccase-13-like, translating into METYNLIVKPWCSHFFLGLFAMLALLSLSADAETHYHQFVIQAKPVKRLCRTHNTITVNGQFPGPTLEVRNGDSLVIRVVNSAQYNISLHWHGIRQLRNPWADGPSYVTQCPIQPGGTYTYRFTIINQEGTLWWHAHTNWLRATVYGALIIHPKLGSPYPFSTPKREYTILLGEWFDRNPMDVLKLAQFTGAAPNVSDAFTINGQPGDLYRCSSQETKRFAIESGETVLLRIIGSMLNQELFFAIANHKMTVVGVDAAYTKPFTTNVVMIGPGQTTNVLLTADQPPAHYYMAAHAYNTANAPFDNTTTTAILEYKSAPCKKGQSSRPVFPQLPGYNDTATATAFTAGIKSPASQVKAITDIDENLFFTAGLGLNNCTRPNSPRCQGPNGTRITASMNNVSFVLPRTNSIMQAYYQGVPGVFTTDFPPVPPVQFDYTGNVSRGLWQPIPGTKLYKLKYGSRVQIVLQDTSIVTTEDHPMHIHGYHFYVVGSGFGNFNPRTDPANFNFVDPPLRNTIGTNPGGWVAIRFVADNPGVWLVHCHIDAHLSTGLAMAFLVENGFGESQSVIPPPADLPTC